Proteins from a genomic interval of Pseudomonas anuradhapurensis:
- the gyrA gene encoding DNA gyrase subunit A — protein MGELAKEILPVNIEDELRQSYLDYAMSVIVGRALPDARDGLKPVHRRVLYAMSELGNDWNKPYKKSARVVGDVIGKYHPHGDTAVYDTIVRMAQPFSLRYLLVDGQGNFGSVDGDNAAAMRYTEVRMAKLAHELLADLHKETVDWVPNYDGTEQIPAVMPTRIPNLLVNGSSGIAVGMATNIPPHNLGEVIDGCLALIDNPDVTIDELMQHIPGPDFPTAGLINGRQGIIEAYRTGRGRIYMRARSEIEDIDKVGGRQQIVVTELPYQLNKARLIEKIAELVKEKKIEGITELRDESDKDGMRIVIELRRGEVPEVVLNNLYSQTQLQSVFGINVVALVDGRPRLLNLKDLLEAFVRHRREVVTRRTVFELRKARERGHILEGQAVALSNIDPVIALIKASPTPSEAKEALVSTAWESSAVQVMVERAGADSCRPEDLPEQYGLREGKYYLSPEQAQAILDLRLHRLTGLEHEKLLAEYQEILEQIGELIRILSSAERLMEVIREELEAIRAEYGDARRTEILDARHDLNYGDMIPEEERVVTISHGGYAKTQPLSAYQAQRRGGKGKSATGVKDEDYVEHLLVANSHATLLLFSSRGKVYWLKTYDIPEASRAARGRPMVNLLPLEEGERITAMLQIDLEALQQSAGADEELEDAEDTVLEGEVVEAEEVDEEDGDTPEWVAEPTGAYIFMATASGTVKKTPLVQFARPRSNGLIALKLKEGDTLIAAAITDGAKEVMMFSDAGKVIRFAESVVREMGRNARGVRGMKLGKGQRIISMLIPESGAQILTASERGFGKRTPLSKFPRRGRGGQGVIAMGTKGRNGLLIGAIQVQEGEEIMLISDQGTLVRTRVGEVSSLGRNTQGVTLIKLANDETLVGLERIQEPSEEELDDVLETDEEGVAAEAPDNDEAAGAEEAPQE, from the coding sequence ATGGGCGAACTGGCCAAAGAAATCCTCCCGGTCAATATCGAAGACGAACTGAGACAGTCCTACCTCGACTACGCGATGAGCGTGATTGTCGGGCGAGCGCTGCCCGATGCGCGTGACGGCTTGAAGCCCGTGCATCGTCGCGTCCTCTATGCGATGAGCGAACTGGGCAACGACTGGAACAAGCCGTACAAGAAATCCGCCCGTGTGGTCGGTGACGTGATCGGTAAGTACCACCCCCACGGCGACACTGCGGTCTACGACACCATCGTGCGTATGGCCCAGCCATTCTCGCTGCGCTACCTGCTGGTCGACGGCCAGGGCAACTTCGGCTCGGTGGACGGCGACAACGCCGCGGCCATGCGATACACCGAAGTGCGCATGGCCAAGCTGGCCCACGAGCTGCTGGCCGACCTGCACAAGGAAACCGTCGACTGGGTACCCAACTACGACGGCACCGAACAGATCCCGGCGGTCATGCCGACCCGTATCCCCAACCTGCTGGTCAACGGTTCCAGCGGTATCGCCGTGGGTATGGCGACCAACATCCCGCCGCACAACCTTGGCGAAGTCATCGACGGCTGCCTGGCGCTGATCGACAACCCGGATGTCACCATCGATGAGCTGATGCAGCACATCCCGGGCCCGGACTTCCCGACTGCCGGCCTGATCAACGGCCGCCAGGGCATCATCGAGGCCTATCGCACCGGCCGTGGCCGCATCTACATGCGCGCCCGCTCCGAAATCGAAGACATCGACAAGGTGGGCGGCCGCCAGCAGATCGTGGTTACCGAGCTGCCGTACCAGCTGAACAAGGCGCGCCTGATCGAGAAGATCGCCGAGCTGGTCAAAGAGAAGAAGATCGAAGGCATCACCGAGCTGCGCGACGAGTCCGACAAGGACGGCATGCGCATCGTCATCGAGCTGCGTCGCGGCGAGGTGCCGGAGGTGGTGCTCAACAACCTGTATTCGCAGACCCAGCTGCAGAGCGTATTCGGCATCAACGTCGTCGCCCTGGTCGATGGCCGTCCGCGCCTGCTCAACCTCAAGGACCTGCTTGAAGCGTTCGTCCGTCACCGCCGCGAAGTGGTGACCCGCCGTACCGTGTTCGAGCTGCGCAAGGCCCGCGAACGCGGCCATATCCTTGAAGGCCAGGCTGTCGCGCTGTCCAACATCGACCCGGTCATCGCCCTGATCAAGGCCTCGCCGACCCCGTCCGAAGCCAAGGAAGCCCTGGTGTCCACCGCCTGGGAGTCCAGCGCCGTGCAGGTCATGGTCGAGCGCGCCGGCGCCGATTCCTGCCGCCCCGAGGACCTGCCGGAGCAGTACGGCCTGCGTGAAGGCAAGTATTACCTGTCGCCGGAACAGGCCCAGGCGATCCTCGACCTGCGCCTGCACCGCCTGACCGGCCTGGAGCACGAGAAGCTGCTGGCCGAGTACCAGGAAATCCTCGAGCAGATCGGCGAACTGATCCGCATCCTCAGCAGCGCCGAGCGCCTGATGGAAGTGATCCGCGAAGAGCTGGAAGCCATCCGCGCCGAATACGGCGATGCCCGCCGCACCGAAATCCTCGATGCGCGCCACGACCTCAATTACGGCGACATGATCCCCGAAGAAGAGCGCGTGGTGACCATCTCCCATGGTGGCTACGCCAAGACCCAGCCGCTGTCCGCCTACCAGGCCCAGCGCCGTGGCGGCAAAGGCAAGTCGGCCACCGGGGTGAAGGACGAGGACTACGTCGAGCACCTGCTGGTGGCCAACAGCCACGCCACCCTGCTGCTGTTCTCCAGCCGCGGCAAGGTGTACTGGCTGAAGACCTACGACATTCCTGAGGCGTCTCGCGCCGCCCGCGGCCGCCCGATGGTCAACCTGCTGCCGCTGGAGGAGGGTGAGCGTATCACCGCCATGCTGCAGATCGACCTCGAGGCCCTGCAGCAGAGCGCTGGCGCCGACGAAGAGCTGGAGGACGCGGAAGACACCGTGCTCGAAGGCGAAGTGGTCGAGGCCGAGGAAGTCGACGAAGAAGACGGCGATACCCCTGAGTGGGTGGCCGAGCCGACCGGCGCCTACATCTTCATGGCCACCGCTTCGGGTACCGTGAAGAAGACCCCGCTGGTGCAGTTCGCCCGTCCACGCTCCAACGGCCTGATCGCCCTGAAGCTGAAGGAAGGCGACACCCTGATCGCGGCGGCCATCACCGACGGCGCCAAGGAAGTGATGATGTTCTCCGATGCCGGCAAGGTGATCCGCTTCGCCGAGAGCGTGGTGCGCGAGATGGGCCGTAACGCCCGTGGCGTGCGCGGCATGAAGCTGGGCAAGGGCCAGCGGATCATCTCCATGCTGATCCCGGAATCCGGCGCGCAGATCCTCACCGCCTCCGAGCGCGGCTTCGGCAAGCGTACCCCGCTGTCCAAGTTCCCGCGTCGCGGCCGTGGTGGCCAGGGCGTGATCGCCATGGGCACCAAAGGGCGCAATGGCCTGCTGATCGGTGCCATCCAGGTGCAGGAAGGCGAAGAGATCATGCTGATCTCCGACCAGGGCACCCTGGTGCGGACCCGTGTTGGCGAAGTGTCCAGCCTGGGCCGCAATACCCAGGGCGTGACCTTGATCAAGCTGGCCAATGACGAGACACTCGTAGGCCTGGAGCGTATCCAGGAGCCGTCCGAGGAAGAGCTCGATGATGTGCTCGAGACGGACGAAGAGGGTGTCGCGGCCGAAGCGCCAGACAATGACGAAGCTGCTGGCGCCGAAGAGGCCCCGCAGGAGTAA
- the serC gene encoding 3-phosphoserine/phosphohydroxythreonine transaminase: MSKRAFNFCAGPAALPDTVLQRAQAEMLDWHGKGLSVMEMSHRSDDYVAIAEKAEQDLRDLLSVPSNYKVLFLQGGASQQFAEIPLNLLPENGTADYIETGIWSKKAIEEARRFGNVNVAASAKPYDYLAIPGQNEWNLTKNAAYVHYASNETIGGLQFDWVPETGDVPLVVDMSSDILSRPIDVSQYGLIYAGAQKNIGPSGLVVVIVREDLLGHARSSCPTMLDYKVAADNGSMYNTPATYSWYLSGLVFEWLKEQGGVEAMEQRNRAKKDRLYGFIDSSEFYTNPISHNARSWMNVPFRLADERLDKAFLAGADARGLLNLKGHRSVGGMRASIYNALGLEAVEALVAYMAEFEKEHG; this comes from the coding sequence GTGAGCAAACGAGCCTTTAACTTCTGCGCAGGCCCTGCTGCGCTTCCTGACACTGTTCTGCAGCGTGCGCAGGCCGAGATGCTGGATTGGCATGGCAAGGGCTTGTCGGTGATGGAAATGAGCCATCGCAGCGACGACTACGTGGCCATCGCCGAAAAGGCCGAGCAGGACCTGCGTGACCTGCTGTCCGTCCCCTCCAACTACAAGGTGCTGTTCCTGCAGGGCGGCGCCAGCCAGCAGTTCGCCGAAATCCCGCTGAACCTGCTGCCGGAAAACGGCACCGCCGACTACATCGAGACCGGCATCTGGTCGAAAAAGGCCATCGAGGAAGCGCGCCGCTTCGGCAATGTCAACGTCGCCGCCAGCGCCAAGCCCTACGACTACCTGGCCATCCCGGGCCAGAACGAGTGGAACCTGACCAAGAACGCGGCCTACGTGCACTATGCGTCCAACGAGACCATCGGTGGCCTGCAGTTCGACTGGGTGCCCGAGACCGGTGACGTACCGCTGGTGGTCGACATGTCCTCCGACATCCTCTCGCGCCCGATCGATGTCTCGCAGTACGGCCTGATCTACGCTGGTGCGCAGAAAAACATCGGCCCAAGCGGCCTGGTCGTGGTGATCGTGCGCGAAGACCTGCTGGGTCACGCCCGCAGCAGCTGCCCGACCATGCTCGACTACAAGGTCGCGGCCGACAACGGCTCGATGTACAACACCCCGGCTACCTACTCCTGGTACCTCTCCGGCCTGGTCTTCGAGTGGCTGAAGGAGCAGGGTGGCGTCGAGGCCATGGAGCAGCGCAACCGCGCCAAGAAAGACCGCCTGTACGGCTTCATCGACAGCAGCGAGTTCTACACCAACCCGATCAGCCACAACGCCCGGTCGTGGATGAACGTGCCGTTCCGCCTGGCTGACGAGCGCCTGGACAAGGCCTTCCTCGCCGGCGCCGATGCCCGTGGCCTGCTCAACCTCAAGGGCCACCGTTCGGTTGGCGGCATGCGCGCCTCCATCTACAACGCCCTGGGCCTCGAGGCGGTGGAAGCCCTGGTGGCCTACATGGCCGAATTCGAGAAGGAGCACGGCTGA
- the pheA gene encoding prephenate dehydratase yields the protein MSEHELKALRVRIDSLDEKILELISERARCAQEVAKVKTASLAEGEKPVFYRPEREAAVLKRVMERNKGPLDNEEMARLFREIMSSCLALEEPLKIAYLGPEGTFTQAAAMKHFGHAVISRPMAAIDEVFREVAAGAVNFGVVPVENSTEGAVSHTLDSFLEHDMVICGEVELRIHHHLLVGENTKTDSITRIYSHAQSLAQCRKWLDAHYPNVERVAVSSNAEAAKRVKGEWNSAAIAGDMAANLYGLTRLAEKIEDRPDNSTRFLMIGNQEVPPTGDDKTSIIVSMSNKPGALHELLVPFHQNGIDLTRIETRPSRSGKWTYVFFIDFVGHHRDPLIKAVLEQISQEAVALKVLGSYPKAVL from the coding sequence ATGTCCGAGCACGAACTGAAGGCGCTGCGCGTGCGCATCGACAGCCTCGACGAGAAGATCCTCGAGCTGATCAGCGAACGTGCCCGTTGCGCCCAGGAAGTGGCCAAGGTCAAGACCGCCTCGCTGGCGGAAGGCGAAAAGCCGGTGTTCTATCGCCCCGAGCGTGAAGCCGCCGTGCTCAAGCGCGTGATGGAGCGCAACAAGGGGCCGCTGGACAACGAAGAGATGGCGCGCTTGTTCCGCGAAATCATGTCGTCGTGCCTGGCCCTGGAAGAGCCGCTGAAAATCGCCTACCTGGGCCCAGAAGGCACCTTTACCCAGGCCGCGGCCATGAAGCACTTCGGCCACGCGGTGATCAGCCGGCCGATGGCGGCCATCGACGAAGTGTTCCGCGAAGTGGCGGCCGGTGCCGTCAATTTTGGCGTGGTGCCGGTGGAAAACTCCACCGAGGGCGCGGTCAGCCATACCCTGGACAGCTTCCTCGAGCACGACATGGTGATCTGCGGCGAAGTCGAGCTGCGTATCCACCACCACCTGTTGGTGGGCGAGAACACCAAGACCGACAGCATCACCCGCATCTACTCCCACGCCCAATCGCTGGCGCAGTGCCGCAAGTGGCTCGACGCGCACTACCCGAACGTGGAGCGCGTGGCGGTGTCGAGCAATGCCGAGGCGGCCAAGCGGGTCAAGGGCGAGTGGAACTCGGCGGCGATCGCCGGCGACATGGCGGCCAACCTGTACGGCCTGACTCGTCTGGCCGAAAAGATCGAAGACCGCCCGGACAACTCCACGCGCTTCCTGATGATCGGTAACCAGGAAGTGCCGCCGACCGGCGACGACAAGACCTCGATCATCGTGTCGATGAGCAACAAGCCAGGTGCCTTGCACGAGTTGCTGGTACCGTTCCACCAGAACGGTATCGACCTGACCCGTATCGAGACCCGTCCGTCGCGCAGTGGCAAGTGGACCTACGTGTTCTTCATCGATTTCGTCGGCCACCACCGTGACCCGCTGATCAAGGCGGTGCTCGAGCAGATCAGCCAGGAGGCTGTGGCGCTGAAGGTGCTGGGGTCGTATCCGAAGGCGGTGCTTTGA
- a CDS encoding bifunctional prephenate dehydrogenase/3-phosphoshikimate 1-carboxyvinyltransferase yields the protein MIDRLVVVGLGLIGGSFAKGLRESGLCREVVGVDLDAPSRKLAVAMGVVDRCEEDLATACVGADVIQLAVPILAMEKLLARLATLDLGNAVITDVGSAKGNVVREARAVFVNDGGARLSRFVPGHPIAGSEQSGVEASNASLFRRHKVILTPLAETDPAALALVDRLWRALEADVEHMPVERHDEVLAATSHLPHLLAFGLVDSLARRNENLEIFRYAAGGFRDFTRIAGSDPTMWHDIFLANRDAVLRTLDTYRSDLDALRDAIAEGDGHQLLGVFTRARVAREHFSKILARRAYVDAMNANDLIFLAQPGGRLSGRIRVPGDKSISHRSIMLGSLAEGTTEVEGFLEGEDALATLQAFRDMGVVIEGPNHGRVTIHGVGLHGLKPPPGPLYVGNSGTSMRLLSGLLAGQPFDVTMTGDASLSKRPMNRVANPLREMGAVVETGPDGRPPLTIRGGHKLKALTYTLPMASAQVKSCLLLAGLYAEGKTTVTEPAPTRDHTERMLRGFGYSVESNGPVASLQSGGKLTATRIEVPADISSAAFFLVAASIAEGSELVLEHVGINPTRTGVIDILRLMGGDITLENQREVGGEPVADLRVRGARLKGIDIPQELVPLAIDEFPVLFVAAACAEGRTVLRGAEELRVKESDRIQVMADGLITLGIKCEPTPDGIIIDGGQLGGGEVHGHGDHRIAMAFSVASLRASAPIRIHDCANVATSFPNFLALCAEVGIRVAEEGKS from the coding sequence ATCATCGACCGCCTGGTCGTGGTCGGCCTCGGCCTGATCGGTGGCTCGTTCGCCAAGGGCCTGCGTGAAAGCGGCCTGTGCCGCGAAGTGGTCGGTGTCGACCTGGACGCCCCCTCGCGCAAGCTGGCCGTGGCCATGGGCGTGGTCGACCGCTGCGAAGAAGACCTCGCTACGGCCTGCGTGGGCGCCGATGTCATCCAGCTGGCGGTGCCGATCCTGGCCATGGAAAAACTGCTCGCCCGCCTGGCCACGCTCGACCTCGGCAACGCCGTCATCACCGATGTCGGCAGCGCCAAGGGCAATGTGGTGCGTGAGGCGCGCGCCGTGTTTGTGAACGACGGCGGCGCACGCCTGTCGCGCTTCGTCCCCGGCCACCCGATCGCCGGTTCCGAGCAGAGCGGGGTAGAGGCGTCCAACGCCAGCCTGTTCCGCCGCCACAAGGTCATCCTCACGCCGCTGGCCGAAACCGACCCGGCCGCCCTGGCCCTGGTCGACCGCCTGTGGCGCGCGCTGGAAGCCGATGTGGAGCACATGCCGGTCGAGCGCCACGACGAAGTGCTGGCCGCCACCAGTCACCTGCCGCACCTGCTGGCCTTCGGCCTGGTCGATTCGCTGGCCAGACGCAATGAAAACCTCGAGATCTTCCGGTACGCTGCGGGAGGCTTCCGCGATTTCACGAGAATCGCCGGCAGCGACCCGACCATGTGGCACGACATCTTCCTCGCCAACCGCGATGCTGTCCTGCGCACGCTTGATACATATCGCAGCGACCTCGACGCCTTGCGCGACGCGATCGCTGAAGGGGACGGGCACCAGCTGCTGGGTGTATTCACCCGCGCTCGGGTAGCCCGCGAGCATTTCAGTAAAATCCTGGCCCGCCGGGCCTATGTGGACGCTATGAACGCCAACGATCTGATTTTCCTGGCCCAACCGGGTGGCCGCCTGTCCGGGCGAATTCGCGTACCGGGCGACAAGTCGATTTCCCACCGCTCGATCATGCTCGGCTCGCTGGCCGAAGGCACCACCGAGGTCGAAGGCTTCCTCGAAGGTGAGGACGCGCTGGCGACCCTGCAGGCATTCCGCGACATGGGTGTGGTCATCGAAGGCCCCAACCACGGTCGCGTGACCATTCACGGCGTTGGCCTGCACGGCCTCAAGCCGCCACCCGGGCCGCTGTACGTGGGCAACTCGGGTACCTCGATGCGCCTGCTGTCGGGCCTGCTGGCCGGCCAGCCGTTCGACGTGACCATGACCGGCGACGCCTCGCTGTCCAAGCGCCCGATGAACCGTGTGGCCAACCCGCTGCGCGAAATGGGCGCAGTGGTCGAGACCGGCCCGGACGGCCGTCCGCCGCTGACCATCCGCGGTGGCCACAAGCTCAAGGCGCTGACCTACACGCTGCCGATGGCCAGTGCCCAGGTCAAATCCTGCCTGCTGCTGGCCGGCCTGTATGCCGAAGGCAAGACCACCGTCACCGAGCCCGCGCCTACCCGTGACCACACCGAGCGCATGCTGCGCGGCTTCGGCTACAGCGTCGAAAGCAACGGCCCGGTGGCCTCGCTGCAGTCCGGCGGCAAGCTCACCGCTACCCGTATCGAAGTGCCGGCCGATATTTCCTCGGCAGCCTTCTTCCTGGTGGCCGCGTCCATCGCCGAAGGCTCCGAGCTGGTGCTGGAGCACGTCGGTATCAACCCGACCCGTACCGGCGTGATCGATATCCTGCGCCTGATGGGCGGCGACATCACTCTGGAAAACCAGCGTGAAGTCGGCGGCGAGCCAGTGGCCGACCTGCGCGTGCGTGGCGCCCGCCTGAAGGGCATCGACATCCCGCAGGAGCTGGTGCCGCTGGCCATCGACGAGTTCCCGGTGCTGTTCGTCGCCGCTGCCTGCGCCGAAGGGCGTACCGTGCTGCGTGGGGCCGAAGAGCTGCGGGTGAAGGAATCCGACCGTATCCAGGTGATGGCCGATGGCCTGATCACCCTGGGCATCAAGTGCGAGCCGACCCCGGACGGCATCATCATCGACGGCGGCCAGCTGGGCGGTGGTGAGGTGCATGGCCACGGTGACCACCGCATCGCCATGGCCTTCAGCGTGGCTTCGCTGCGCGCCAGCGCGCCGATCCGCATCCACGACTGCGCCAACGTCGCCACTTCCTTCCCCAACTTCCTGGCGCTGTGCGCCGAGGTCGGCATCCGCGTGGCGGAAGAGGGCAAGTCGTGA
- the cmk gene encoding (d)CMP kinase: MSTLAPVITIDGPSGSGKGTVAGLLARELGWKLLDSGALYRLLAFNATNHGVDLTNEELLTKLAAHLDVQFIAAQPGKLQQTILEGEDVSQVIRTETVGAGASMVASLPAVREALLERQRAFRELPGLIADGRDMGTVVFPDAPLKVFLTASAEERARRRYLQLKGKGEDVSLSSLLDEIRARDERDTQRAVAPLKPAADAIQLDSTELSIEQVLQRIKSELALRDLL; this comes from the coding sequence GTGAGTACCCTGGCGCCGGTCATCACCATCGACGGGCCCAGCGGCTCCGGCAAGGGCACCGTTGCCGGCCTGCTGGCCCGCGAACTGGGCTGGAAGCTGCTGGACTCCGGCGCGCTGTACCGCTTGCTGGCGTTCAATGCCACCAACCATGGCGTCGACCTGACCAACGAAGAGCTGCTGACCAAGCTTGCCGCCCATCTGGATGTGCAGTTCATTGCCGCCCAGCCCGGTAAGCTTCAGCAAACCATCCTCGAAGGCGAGGATGTCAGCCAGGTCATCCGTACCGAAACCGTCGGTGCCGGTGCCTCGATGGTTGCCTCGCTGCCTGCGGTGCGTGAAGCGCTGCTGGAGCGCCAGCGTGCGTTCCGCGAACTGCCCGGGCTGATCGCCGACGGTCGGGACATGGGCACCGTGGTGTTCCCGGACGCGCCGTTGAAGGTGTTCCTCACCGCCAGTGCGGAGGAGCGCGCGCGCCGCCGCTATCTGCAGTTGAAGGGCAAGGGTGAAGATGTTAGTCTGTCGAGTCTGCTGGATGAGATTCGTGCGCGTGATGAACGTGACACCCAACGTGCAGTGGCCCCGCTGAAGCCAGCGGCCGACGCCATTCAGTTGGACTCTACCGAGTTGTCCATCGAGCAGGTGTTGCAACGTATCAAGAGTGAGCTCGCCCTGCGCGACCTGCTCTGA
- the rpsA gene encoding 30S ribosomal protein S1, whose protein sequence is MSESFAELFEESLKTLNLQPGAIITGIVVDIDGDWVTVHAGLKSEGVIPLEQFYNEAGELTIKVGDEVHVALDAVEDGFGETKLSREKAKRAECWIVLEAAFAAEEVVKGVINGKVKGGFTVDVNGIRAFLPGSLVDVRPVRDTTHLEGKELEFKVIKLDQKRNNVVVSRRSVLEAENSAEREALLETLQEGQQVKGIVKNLTDYGAFVDLGGIDGLLHITDMAWKRIKHPSEIVNVGDEVDVRVLKFDRERNRVSLGLKQMGEDPWVAITARYPEGTRVQARVTNLTDYGCFAELEEGVEGLVHVSEMDWTNKNIHPSKVVQVGDEVEVMVLDIDEERRRISLGIKQCKSNPWEDFSGQFNKGDKITGTIKSITDFGIFIGLDGGIDGLVHLSDISWNETGEEAVRRFKKGDELETVILSVDPERERISLGIKQLEDDPFSNFVAVNDKGAIVKGIVKEVDAKGAIVTLADDIEATLKASEISRDRVEDARNVLKEGEEIEAKIISVDRKSRVISLSIKSKDDAEEREAIQSLKNAPEAAADTTMAALLREAMAKQN, encoded by the coding sequence ATGAGCGAAAGCTTTGCAGAACTCTTTGAAGAAAGCCTGAAAACCCTCAATCTTCAGCCGGGTGCCATCATCACCGGTATCGTTGTCGACATCGACGGCGACTGGGTTACCGTACACGCTGGCCTGAAGTCCGAGGGCGTCATCCCGCTCGAGCAGTTCTACAACGAAGCTGGCGAGCTGACCATCAAGGTCGGTGACGAAGTTCACGTTGCGCTGGACGCGGTCGAAGACGGCTTTGGCGAAACCAAGCTGTCCCGTGAAAAAGCCAAGCGCGCCGAGTGCTGGATTGTTCTGGAAGCAGCTTTCGCCGCCGAAGAAGTGGTCAAGGGCGTTATCAACGGTAAGGTTAAGGGCGGCTTCACTGTCGACGTTAACGGCATCCGTGCGTTCCTGCCGGGCTCCCTGGTTGATGTCCGCCCTGTGCGCGACACCACCCACCTGGAAGGCAAAGAGCTGGAATTCAAGGTCATCAAGCTGGACCAGAAGCGCAACAACGTTGTCGTTTCCCGTCGCAGCGTGCTGGAAGCCGAGAACAGCGCCGAGCGCGAAGCCCTGCTGGAAACCCTGCAGGAAGGCCAGCAAGTCAAGGGTATCGTCAAGAACCTCACCGACTACGGCGCATTCGTGGACCTGGGCGGTATCGACGGCCTGCTGCACATCACCGACATGGCCTGGAAGCGCATCAAGCACCCGTCGGAAATCGTTAACGTTGGCGACGAAGTCGACGTACGCGTTCTGAAGTTCGACCGTGAGCGCAACCGCGTTTCGCTGGGTCTGAAGCAGATGGGCGAAGATCCGTGGGTAGCTATCACTGCCCGTTACCCAGAAGGTACTCGCGTACAGGCTCGCGTTACCAACCTGACCGACTACGGCTGCTTCGCTGAGCTGGAAGAAGGCGTTGAAGGTCTGGTACACGTTTCCGAAATGGACTGGACCAACAAGAACATCCACCCGTCGAAAGTCGTTCAGGTTGGCGACGAAGTGGAAGTCATGGTTCTGGACATCGACGAAGAGCGTCGTCGTATCTCCCTGGGCATCAAGCAGTGCAAGTCCAACCCATGGGAAGACTTCTCCGGCCAGTTCAACAAGGGTGACAAGATCACCGGTACCATCAAGTCGATCACCGACTTCGGTATCTTCATTGGCCTGGACGGCGGCATCGACGGCCTGGTTCACCTGTCCGACATCTCCTGGAACGAAACCGGCGAAGAAGCCGTACGTCGTTTCAAGAAGGGCGACGAACTGGAAACCGTCATCCTGTCGGTTGACCCAGAGCGCGAGCGCATCTCCCTGGGCATCAAGCAGCTGGAAGACGATCCGTTCTCCAACTTCGTTGCTGTCAACGACAAGGGCGCTATCGTCAAGGGCATCGTGAAGGAAGTTGACGCCAAGGGCGCCATCGTCACTCTGGCCGACGACATCGAAGCTACTCTGAAAGCTTCCGAAATCAGCCGTGACCGCGTTGAAGACGCGCGTAACGTCCTGAAGGAAGGCGAAGAGATCGAAGCCAAGATCATCAGCGTTGATCGCAAGTCCCGCGTTATCAGCCTGTCCATCAAGTCGAAGGACGATGCTGAAGAGCGCGAAGCCATCCAGAGCCTGAAAAACGCTCCGGAAGCGGCTGCCGACACCACCATGGCTGCGCTGCTGCGCGAAGCAATGGCCAAGCAGAACTGA
- the ihfB gene encoding integration host factor subunit beta, whose translation MTKSELIERIVTHQGLLSSKDVELAIKTMLEQMSQCLATGDRIEIRGFGSFSLHYRAPRVGRNPKTGQSVSLEGKFVPHFKPGKELRDRVNEEEHEAHT comes from the coding sequence ATGACGAAGTCGGAGCTGATCGAACGTATTGTCACCCATCAGGGGCTGCTCTCGTCCAAGGACGTGGAGTTGGCCATCAAGACCATGCTTGAACAGATGTCACAATGCCTTGCCACCGGCGATCGCATCGAGATTCGCGGTTTTGGCAGCTTCTCGCTGCACTATCGCGCACCGCGTGTCGGCCGTAACCCGAAGACCGGCCAGTCGGTCAGCCTCGAAGGCAAGTTCGTGCCGCACTTCAAGCCCGGCAAAGAATTGCGCGACCGGGTCAATGAAGAAGAGCACGAGGCTCACACCTGA
- a CDS encoding lipopolysaccharide assembly protein LapA domain-containing protein, which produces MRNLKRALAAVFVLLLAAVVLFFVLENQQTVSLVLFGWAAPAMPVAVLVLAALVIGLAIGPLLGAYSVQCSKRKIRASARQAALSSN; this is translated from the coding sequence ATGCGTAACCTCAAGCGCGCCCTGGCGGCGGTGTTCGTGCTGCTGTTGGCGGCTGTGGTGCTGTTCTTCGTTCTGGAAAACCAGCAAACCGTCTCGTTGGTCCTGTTCGGCTGGGCAGCTCCAGCCATGCCAGTTGCGGTCCTGGTACTTGCCGCGCTGGTGATTGGCCTGGCAATCGGGCCTTTGCTGGGGGCATACAGCGTACAGTGCAGCAAACGCAAGATCCGGGCTTCCGCACGGCAGGCGGCACTAAGCAGCAATTAA